The genomic segment GCCTCGTCACCTTCTCCAGGGCCCCCTTCTCCGCCGCCTTGGCCTTCAGGCGCTCCAGCTCCGCCTCGACCTGCTTCATCCTCTCCCCGAGCTCCTTCCTCTCGGCGTCGAGCGAGGCGCAGCGGTTGACGAGCCCGATCGCGTCGTCGGTCGCATACTCCTCAAGGGGCAGCTGCCGAGCCCTGAACATGTGGGCGAAGAGGGGGCAGATCGGCTGATAGTCGCACCACCCGCAGAGCTCCGACTCCCTCGGGGGGAACTCCGCGGCCCTCTCCACCTCGTCGATCCTTTCGCGCGTCTTCGCGCGAAGCTCGTCGAGCTGCCCCTGCGTCCGCTGCGAGCGCATCTCCATGTCGCAGGCCACGTAGTGCCAGACGAGCTCCACACTGCGGGCGTCGGGCCAGTTCTGTCTCAGGGCGATCTCGTAGAGGGCGAGCTGCTCGTCCTCGTCCAGCTTCTTCTGGACGGGGGGGAAGGCGCTCGTCTTGTAATCGTGTATCTCGAAGGAGCCGTCGCCCAGGGACATGATGCGGTCCAGGATGCACCTGAGCCGGTATCTTCCGGTGCCGTCGAGGTCGACGTGCAGCTCGCGCTCGAGGCCCGTCACCCTGCCCTGATCGAAGGGCCGGTAGCGGCGCCAGTAGTCGTCGATCGCACGGAGCCCCAGGGCCTTCATCCCCTCCGGAGTCCTCTCCGGATTCGGGCAGACGACCCTGTCGCTCCACTTTTCGTCCCAGAGCCGCAGAAAAAGCCCCTTGAGATCGTCGGCCGAGGGGCATGACTGGGGGGCCCTCTCGTAGAGGCGCTCCATGACCTCATGGAATCGGTTACCCATGAAGGCCTCTATCGAACTCCTCATCCTGTCCAGACCGTCGATGTAGGCGTACCTGTACTTGAGCGGGCACTGCGCAAAGGACCCGAGCCGGCTGTACGAATATATGGGCATACCGGTCCCTGAATAAGCGAGGAGCGCGCGCGCTGCAAGCATTTGCTCGATCTGATGAAAAAGATGAATTCCCTTGACTCTGGGCCGCGATTTATTTATAGAATTTCCGCTTGAAACCACAAAGGAGGCTCGATGAGCACCACAACCAGAAGGTCGGCCACCGCATTCGGACCCGCCGAGGCGAAGGCCGGAAAGAACACGGGTTTTTCGACGCGCACGACAGGAGAGCTGCTGGTTGTAGCAAGGGACACGAGCACGAACTACACGAACATCACCACCCCGCTGACGAGGAACAACATCAACCTCGAGTGCTTCACCACATACAAGTGGGGTAGCGAGACCGCCTTCAGGATGGTGACAAACGACAACCGCAAGGCGCGCGAGGTGCTCCGCTCGGCCGGCTACGAAGTGCAGGAGACCCCCGTCACGCTCTGGTACACCAGGAACGAGCCGGGCAGGTTCAACAAGGCGGCCGACGCGCTGACAAAGGCCAGGATAGACACCTATTGCACCTATTCGACCGCGGTCCCGGATTCCAACCTCATGCTCATAGCGTTCGACACCAACGACGCGAACAGGACCTCCGAGGTGCTGAGCAGGATAAAGTAGAGTGATGGAGAGAAAAAAATCAGGGGCGCCGATCGGCGCCCCTTTTCATTTCGCCTCGATGAAGCGCTCCTCCGCAGGGGGCCTCAGGTTGTACGATGAGCTCATCACCCGGCCGTAGGCGCCGGCGGTGCCGATGAGCATGACGTCCCCCTCCCTCGGCTCGGGCATGCGCCTGTCGTGGCCCAGCACGTCCCCGGACTCGCATATGGGACCTACCACGTCGGCGGTCACCGCGGCCGGCTCCCCGATCCTGGTGAGGTTCACGATCTCGTGATAGGAGCCGTAGAGGGCGGGCCTGATGAGTGTGTTCATCCCGGCGTCGGTGCCCACGTAGCGGTAATCGCCCTTCGTCTTGGTCTGCGTCACCTTCGCGAGAAGCACCCCGGCCTCCGCCGCGATGTATCTGCCGGGCTCTATCCAGAGCTCGTAGCGGGGGTGGGCGGCCTTCGCCCTCGCGAGCATGGAGTCCACCTCTCCGAGGTCGAGCGGCTCCACGCCCGGCTTCTCCACCACCCCGAGCCCGCCGCCCAGATCGAGCGCCCTCGCCTCCGGGAACCGCTCCGCCGCCTCCGCCAGGAAGATCGCCGTGTTGCTCCATGTCTCGGCCTTGAAGATGTTGCTCCCCACGTGGGCGTGGAGGCCCGTCACCCTCGCACCGGAGGAGTTCACCAGCGACGAGAGCTCGTCGAACTGGTCGGGCGAGATGCCGAACTTCGACTTGGCCCCCGCCGTGTGAACGAATTCGTGGTGCCCCCTCCCCTTGCCGGGATCGATCCGGACGAAGATCTCCCTCCCCCTGAAGATCTCCGGCCACGCGGAGAGCGGGTAGAGGTTATCCAGCGTCACGATCGCGCCGAGCTCGAGCGCCATCCGGTACTCGGCCATGGATGCGAAGTTGGGGGTGAAGAGGATCGGGGCCGGCCCCGTGCCCTTGAGGACCGCGAGCGCGCGCTCGACCTCCCCGGGCGAGACGCACTCGAACCCCAGCCCGGCGTCGCAGGCCTCCCTGAGGATCCCCGGGTGCGGGTTCGCCTTCATGGAGTAGAATATCCTGTCGATCGACCCCATGGACTTGAGCTTTTCGATCTGCGCCCGGACGGTCGCGCCGTCGTAAACGTACAGCGGGGTGCGGACCGCGGCGAGCGAGATGAGCTCTTCCCCCCTGTCGCGCCACCACGCGCGCGGGGCCCTGGCCCCCCTCTCGCCTGCGGCCCCCGTGATCTCGTCCCACGTCGGGCCGAGTATCGAGCTCTTCTTCCTCTGCCCGAAGAGCTCGCCGTGCAGCTCGCGCACCAGCCTCGGCGCCTGCTCCTCGTTGACCACGAACGTCACGTTCAGGTCGTTGGCCGCCTGCGAGACGAGGAATATCTTCTGCTCCTCGAAGACCTCGAGGGCGGGGGCGATCTTGTGGAGTATCGCCCTGATGTCCTTTCCCACGAGGCTCACCGCCGCGCAGGACTCGACGCACCTGGCCTGGCAGATGCGCCCCAGGTCGGCAAGCAGCGACGGGACCGCCGCGGCGTCCATCGCGTTCTGCGCCTTGTCGACTGTGACGGTGACGTTGGTCTCCGAGGTGGAGACGAGGTCGATAGAGATGTTGTGCCTCTTGAAACAGTCGAACGCGTCCGCGAGGAACCCGACCTGCTGCCACATATCCACCGTCTCCATGGAGATGAGGGTGATGCCGGACCTCGACGAGATCGCCTTCACCTGGGCGCCGGCCTTCACCGCCTCCGGGGAGACGACGGTGCCCTGCATCCCGGGATAGGCCAGGCAATGGATCGAGAGCGGTATACCGTGCCTGCGCACGGGCCCGAGGCAGCGCGGGTGCAGGACCTTCGCCCCCGAGGAGGCGATCTCCTGCGCCTCGTCGTAGTCGAGCGACTTGATGAGGTGCGCGTCGGGCACAAGCCTCGGGTTCGCCGTGAACATGCCCGGGACGTCGGTCCAGATCTCGCAGCGCCGAGCCCCGAGCTTGGCGGCGAAATAGGCGGCCGACGTGTCGGAGCCGCCGCGGCCGAGCAGGACCGTGTCGCCCGAGGCGTCGCGCGCGATGAACCCCTGCGTGATGAGGGCCAAAGAGGAAAGACCCGAGAGCCTCTCGGAGAGGACTGGGTCCCTCTCCGCATCGCACCCGGCCTGGAGGTAGAGCCGTTCCGCCGACGCGCCCGGCCTCCGCACCGAGGTGAGGCAATCGCGCGCGTCGCACCACCCCGCCCCTATGCCGCGGCCTCGCAGGAACGCCGCGCCCAGCCGCGTCAAGATGAGCTCGCCCTGGGCCATGACCCCGGCCCTGAGCCTCGGGCTCACCTCCCTGATCATCGCGGCGCCTGTCACGAGCCTGCCCAGGTCCCCGATGAACGGCTCGATCTCTCCGTAGTCCACCCCGAGCTCCGCCGCGAGCGCCGAGTGCCTCGCAGCTATGCGCTCCAGGGCCTCTTCGG from the Pseudomonadota bacterium genome contains:
- a CDS encoding PD-(D/E)XK nuclease family protein, translated to MPIYSYSRLGSFAQCPLKYRYAYIDGLDRMRSSIEAFMGNRFHEVMERLYERAPQSCPSADDLKGLFLRLWDEKWSDRVVCPNPERTPEGMKALGLRAIDDYWRRYRPFDQGRVTGLERELHVDLDGTGRYRLRCILDRIMSLGDGSFEIHDYKTSAFPPVQKKLDEDEQLALYEIALRQNWPDARSVELVWHYVACDMEMRSQRTQGQLDELRAKTRERIDEVERAAEFPPRESELCGWCDYQPICPLFAHMFRARQLPLEEYATDDAIGLVNRCASLDAERKELGERMKQVEAELERLKAKAAEKGALEKVTRLFGDTHFLTIKDDFRISYPKKEEISRDRFEHAMHALGLWDKVADINWGSFKALAKSSGWNSGGGVPDELSPFVKVEPVKQVRLSRRKDLDDELISL
- a CDS encoding bifunctional aspartate kinase/diaminopimelate decarboxylase; this translates as MSSRGNRASQPWVVLKFGGTSVSSRRSWEAIASIVEARLSEGKRPLVVCSAASGVSDGLERLLEASLAGSPEEALERIAARHSALAAELGVDYGEIEPFIGDLGRLVTGAAMIREVSPRLRAGVMAQGELILTRLGAAFLRGRGIGAGWCDARDCLTSVRRPGASAERLYLQAGCDAERDPVLSERLSGLSSLALITQGFIARDASGDTVLLGRGGSDTSAAYFAAKLGARRCEIWTDVPGMFTANPRLVPDAHLIKSLDYDEAQEIASSGAKVLHPRCLGPVRRHGIPLSIHCLAYPGMQGTVVSPEAVKAGAQVKAISSRSGITLISMETVDMWQQVGFLADAFDCFKRHNISIDLVSTSETNVTVTVDKAQNAMDAAAVPSLLADLGRICQARCVESCAAVSLVGKDIRAILHKIAPALEVFEEQKIFLVSQAANDLNVTFVVNEEQAPRLVRELHGELFGQRKKSSILGPTWDEITGAAGERGARAPRAWWRDRGEELISLAAVRTPLYVYDGATVRAQIEKLKSMGSIDRIFYSMKANPHPGILREACDAGLGFECVSPGEVERALAVLKGTGPAPILFTPNFASMAEYRMALELGAIVTLDNLYPLSAWPEIFRGREIFVRIDPGKGRGHHEFVHTAGAKSKFGISPDQFDELSSLVNSSGARVTGLHAHVGSNIFKAETWSNTAIFLAEAAERFPEARALDLGGGLGVVEKPGVEPLDLGEVDSMLARAKAAHPRYELWIEPGRYIAAEAGVLLAKVTQTKTKGDYRYVGTDAGMNTLIRPALYGSYHEIVNLTRIGEPAAVTADVVGPICESGDVLGHDRRMPEPREGDVMLIGTAGAYGRVMSSSYNLRPPAEERFIEAK